A window of Rhizobium tumorigenes contains these coding sequences:
- a CDS encoding cytochrome b gives MENHSTSSFSLPQRVLHWLTVFLVFFNLLLPDGMSEWNRAIEETGSASADQIASANIHAYVGIAIFLVVIARLFLRFTSGAPASPSQEPKIFSIAAKFAHATLYLLLLAMPLTGGAAYYFGIDVAGGIHADVLKVILWVLIGGHVLGALVHQFYWKTNVLRRMTVG, from the coding sequence TTGGAAAATCATAGTACTAGCTCGTTTTCGCTGCCGCAGCGTGTGCTTCACTGGCTGACGGTTTTCCTGGTGTTCTTCAACCTGTTGCTTCCCGATGGAATGAGCGAGTGGAACCGCGCCATCGAAGAGACCGGTTCGGCGAGCGCAGACCAGATCGCCAGCGCCAATATCCATGCCTATGTCGGCATAGCCATATTCCTCGTCGTCATCGCACGCCTTTTCCTGCGCTTCACCAGTGGCGCCCCTGCATCGCCTTCGCAGGAACCGAAGATTTTCAGCATCGCTGCCAAGTTCGCGCATGCAACGCTTTATCTGCTCCTGCTTGCCATGCCGCTGACGGGTGGGGCGGCATACTATTTCGGCATCGACGTCGCAGGCGGTATTCATGCGGATGTGCTGAAGGTCATCCTCTGGGTGCTGATCGGCGGCCATGTGCTCGGAGCGCTGGTCCACCAGTTCTACTGGAAGACAAATGTCCTGCGCCGCATGACCGTAGGCTGA
- a CDS encoding plastocyanin/azurin family copper-binding protein, whose translation MTFATVAAVTLVAFASPSWAETTIKVVETGEGGGAMGLKLDPTTVKAGPAILSVHNDATTEDHEMIVVKLKSADQKIPLNTAKHRVDEKQLKSLGEVSDLKPGANGELKVNLKPGSYLVFCNIKGHYEAGMAATLTVTP comes from the coding sequence ATGACTTTTGCCACTGTTGCGGCAGTAACTCTGGTCGCCTTCGCTTCGCCCTCATGGGCCGAGACGACGATCAAGGTGGTCGAAACCGGCGAGGGCGGGGGTGCCATGGGTCTCAAGCTCGATCCGACGACAGTCAAGGCCGGGCCGGCTATACTTTCCGTCCACAACGATGCAACGACCGAAGATCACGAGATGATCGTGGTCAAGCTCAAGTCGGCCGATCAGAAGATCCCGTTGAACACCGCCAAGCACCGGGTCGACGAGAAGCAGTTGAAGAGCCTCGGCGAAGTCTCCGACCTGAAGCCAGGCGCCAACGGCGAACTCAAGGTTAATCTGAAGCCAGGCAGCTACCTTGTGTTCTGCAATATCAAGGGACACTATGAAGCCGGCATGGCTGCAACCTTGACAGTCACGCCCTGA
- a CDS encoding c-type cytochrome, with protein sequence MRTKMMMTTFVVAMGLTAAFAADEGTKPAREAMMKKIGGSVGIMAAMAKGDKPYDATAVKAALMTISETAKAFPDQFKPDSDKTDKAASPKIWENPADFKAHADKLSADAEMIAMKLPADAAALGPALKQLGADCSSCHQVYRQKE encoded by the coding sequence ATGCGCACCAAAATGATGATGACCACATTCGTCGTTGCAATGGGATTGACTGCCGCCTTCGCTGCTGACGAGGGAACAAAGCCTGCCCGCGAGGCCATGATGAAGAAGATCGGCGGTTCCGTCGGCATCATGGCGGCAATGGCAAAAGGCGACAAGCCTTATGATGCAACTGCAGTGAAGGCCGCTCTCATGACCATTTCCGAAACGGCCAAGGCCTTCCCGGACCAGTTCAAGCCGGATTCGGACAAGACCGACAAAGCCGCAAGCCCGAAGATCTGGGAAAACCCGGCCGACTTCAAGGCGCATGCCGACAAGCTCTCTGCCGATGCCGAGATGATCGCCATGAAACTGCCGGCAGACGCCGCGGCCCTCGGCCCGGCATTGAAGCAGCTCGGCGCGGATTGCAGCAGCTGTCATCAGGTCTACCGGCAGAAGGAGTAG
- a CDS encoding phosphatase PAP2 family protein, whose product MSDLTIVAAPQAYTARSRIIFMVTFVLWWAILALFNALPSIDIAVAQRFFTGTNCSIFDAVGRTCGSFAYDANPLFTAARNVLFVLPYIAVAVLIADLVRCKFTAAADWKSPRATLSLTALMSLALGCGLTVNLFLKTFSGRPRPRETSWFGGQLDFVQAGSFAGKCLKNCSFVSGEASSAGWLFCLILLLPARWRLTLGLPIAFVSLVIPVMRVLTGAHYLSDVILGWLSSVVIFAGVLVMAEGMTNRRYL is encoded by the coding sequence ATGTCTGATTTGACGATCGTTGCCGCCCCGCAAGCCTACACGGCCAGAAGCCGCATCATATTTATGGTCACGTTCGTTCTCTGGTGGGCAATCCTCGCTCTGTTCAACGCCCTTCCTTCCATCGACATCGCCGTCGCACAACGCTTCTTCACCGGGACAAATTGCAGCATATTCGACGCCGTCGGCCGGACCTGCGGCAGTTTCGCCTATGATGCGAACCCCTTATTCACAGCGGCACGCAATGTGTTGTTCGTTCTGCCTTACATCGCAGTTGCCGTCTTGATTGCCGACCTTGTCCGCTGCAAATTCACTGCTGCTGCGGACTGGAAGAGCCCGAGGGCGACGCTCAGCCTGACCGCGCTGATGTCGCTGGCGCTCGGATGCGGACTGACCGTCAACCTTTTCCTGAAGACATTCTCAGGCCGCCCACGCCCGCGCGAGACGTCCTGGTTCGGAGGCCAGCTCGATTTTGTCCAGGCGGGTTCGTTCGCTGGAAAATGTCTCAAGAACTGCTCTTTCGTGTCGGGAGAGGCATCGTCGGCGGGATGGCTTTTCTGTCTCATCCTGCTTCTGCCAGCACGCTGGCGCCTGACGCTGGGATTGCCCATAGCATTTGTCTCCCTCGTCATCCCCGTGATGCGAGTACTCACGGGCGCGCACTATCTCTCGGATGTCATCCTTGGCTGGTTGTCATCCGTGGTCATTTTCGCGGGAGTTCTGGTGATGGCCGAGGGAATGACTAACCGTCGCTATCTCTAG
- a CDS encoding response regulator has translation MRILLVEDNFLIGDALHDHIVADGWDVDWVLTLAAARVAADEGSYALVLLDLHLPDGSGLCLLRSLQQMSPNIPVIILSAYDQASDRIEGLKNGAIDYLTKPFDLDDALVRIRRFARSQGLATCWPSLKTIAGYGARIATGVSKKSAGRFD, from the coding sequence TTGCGTATTCTTTTGGTCGAGGACAACTTCCTCATCGGCGATGCGCTGCACGACCACATCGTAGCGGACGGATGGGACGTGGACTGGGTACTGACCCTTGCGGCAGCCCGCGTCGCCGCAGACGAAGGATCATACGCTCTGGTTCTGCTGGACCTGCATCTGCCTGACGGAAGCGGGCTCTGCCTGCTCCGGTCCTTGCAGCAGATGTCACCCAACATCCCGGTCATTATCCTGTCCGCTTACGACCAGGCTTCCGATAGGATCGAGGGGTTGAAAAACGGTGCAATCGACTACCTGACGAAGCCCTTCGATCTAGACGATGCTCTTGTCCGCATTCGCCGTTTTGCCAGGTCGCAGGGATTGGCAACCTGCTGGCCGTCGCTGAAGACGATCGCAGGATACGGAGCTCGCATCGCAACTGGCGTTTCAAAAAAGAGCGCTGGCCGTTTCGATTGA
- a CDS encoding cytochrome c, with protein MILNFRRVLAIVAGAALAGVAGFYVVTKPNPLPDSHWANLGTPDVKKGEMVFWTGGCSSCHAVKGADGDAKLVLSGGLALKSPFGTFHVPNISPDDTAGLGKWTLAQFGNAMKRGVGPDGEHLYPAFPYGSYSRMSDADVNDLFGYLKTFPKSSNVAPPHELPFPFNIRLLLGGWKLLYFGEKPRVVLDNPSDKVKRGQYIVEGPGHCGECHTPRDPLGGFKADSWLAGAPNPEGEGNIPDITPGSKSIGSWSEADIATYLETGMTPDFDSVGGSMVEVQQNLAHLPASDREAIAAYLKAIPSR; from the coding sequence TTGATCCTGAATTTTCGGCGGGTCCTGGCAATCGTTGCCGGCGCCGCTCTTGCTGGCGTGGCTGGATTTTATGTCGTGACCAAGCCAAATCCGCTTCCAGATAGCCATTGGGCCAACCTCGGAACTCCGGACGTCAAGAAGGGCGAGATGGTTTTCTGGACGGGCGGCTGTTCGAGCTGCCATGCGGTCAAGGGAGCAGACGGCGATGCAAAGCTCGTCCTTTCCGGCGGCCTCGCGCTCAAGAGCCCGTTTGGCACGTTTCATGTTCCGAACATTTCCCCGGATGACACCGCAGGTCTTGGCAAGTGGACACTTGCTCAATTCGGCAACGCCATGAAACGTGGCGTTGGACCCGACGGCGAACATCTTTATCCGGCTTTCCCTTACGGCTCTTACAGCCGCATGAGCGATGCCGATGTGAACGACCTGTTCGGCTACCTGAAGACATTCCCGAAGAGCAGTAACGTCGCACCACCCCACGAGCTGCCGTTTCCCTTCAACATCCGGCTGTTGCTCGGCGGCTGGAAACTCTTGTACTTCGGTGAAAAGCCACGCGTCGTGCTGGACAATCCGAGCGACAAGGTGAAGCGCGGGCAATACATCGTCGAGGGACCCGGTCACTGCGGCGAATGCCATACCCCGCGCGATCCGCTGGGTGGCTTCAAGGCCGACAGCTGGCTTGCGGGCGCACCCAATCCTGAGGGAGAGGGCAACATTCCCGACATCACACCCGGCTCCAAGTCAATCGGATCCTGGAGCGAAGCCGATATAGCGACCTATCTGGAAACCGGTATGACACCGGATTTCGACAGCGTCGGCGGCTCCATGGTGGAGGTCCAGCAGAATCTTGCCCATCTGCCCGCCTCGGACCGCGAAGCGATCGCCGCCTATCTCAAGGCGATACCGTCGAGGTGA
- a CDS encoding alpha-glucosidase/alpha-galactosidase — translation MANNPKITFIGAGSTVFMKNIIGDVLQRPALSGAKIALMDLNPQRLEESAIVARKLASTLGASATVETFTDQRRALDKADFVVVAFQIGGYEPCTVTDFEVPKKYGLRQTIADTLGVGGIMRGLRTVPHLWKICEDMLAVCPNAILLQYVNPMAINTWAISEKYPTIRQVGLCHSVQGTAMELAEDLEIPYEEIRYRSAGINHMAFFLKFEHRQPDGSYRDLYPDLLRGYREGRAPKPTWNPRCPNKVRYEMLTRLGYFVTESSEHFAEYTPYFIKEGREDLIEKFGIPLDEYPKRCVEQIAKWQSQADTYRSADKIEVAKSKEYASSIINSVWTGEPSVIYGNVRNNGCITSLPDNCAAEVPCLVDASGIQPTYIGALPPQLTALMRTNINVQELTVQALMTENREHIYHAAMMDPHTAAELDLDQIWSLVDDLLAAHGEWLPEWARTKKAARAA, via the coding sequence ATGGCAAACAACCCCAAAATCACTTTCATCGGCGCCGGTTCGACCGTCTTCATGAAGAATATCATCGGCGACGTGCTGCAGCGTCCAGCGCTCTCGGGCGCCAAGATCGCGCTGATGGATCTCAATCCGCAGCGTCTCGAAGAGAGCGCCATCGTTGCCCGCAAGCTGGCCTCGACCCTTGGCGCCTCGGCCACGGTCGAAACCTTTACCGATCAGCGCCGGGCGCTCGACAAGGCGGATTTCGTCGTCGTCGCCTTCCAGATCGGCGGTTATGAGCCCTGCACCGTGACCGACTTCGAGGTGCCGAAGAAATACGGCCTGCGCCAGACCATTGCCGACACGCTCGGCGTCGGCGGCATCATGCGCGGCCTGCGCACAGTACCGCATCTGTGGAAGATCTGCGAAGACATGCTGGCCGTCTGCCCGAACGCGATCCTGCTGCAGTACGTCAACCCGATGGCGATCAACACCTGGGCGATCTCCGAAAAATACCCGACAATCAGGCAGGTCGGCCTCTGCCATTCCGTGCAGGGCACGGCAATGGAACTCGCCGAGGATCTCGAGATTCCCTATGAGGAAATCCGCTATCGCTCGGCTGGCATCAACCACATGGCCTTCTTTTTGAAGTTCGAGCATCGCCAGCCGGATGGCTCTTACCGCGATCTCTATCCGGACCTGCTGCGCGGCTACCGCGAGGGCCGGGCACCGAAGCCGACATGGAACCCGCGCTGCCCGAACAAGGTGCGCTATGAGATGCTGACGCGGCTCGGATATTTCGTCACCGAGAGCTCGGAGCATTTCGCGGAGTACACACCCTACTTCATCAAGGAAGGTCGCGAGGATCTGATCGAGAAATTCGGCATTCCGCTCGATGAATATCCGAAACGCTGCGTCGAGCAGATCGCAAAGTGGCAAAGCCAGGCAGACACATACCGGAGCGCAGACAAGATCGAAGTTGCAAAGTCGAAGGAATACGCCTCGTCGATCATCAACTCGGTCTGGACCGGCGAACCCTCGGTGATCTACGGCAACGTCCGCAACAATGGCTGCATTACCTCGTTGCCCGACAACTGCGCCGCCGAGGTTCCCTGCCTCGTCGATGCATCAGGCATCCAGCCGACCTACATTGGCGCCCTGCCGCCGCAGCTCACGGCGCTGATGCGGACCAACATCAATGTCCAGGAACTCACGGTCCAGGCGCTGATGACGGAGAACCGCGAGCACATCTACCATGCCGCCATGATGGACCCTCACACAGCCGCCGAACTCGATCTCGACCAGATCTGGTCGCTGGTCGATGACCTGCTGGCAGCCCATGGCGAGTGGCTGCCAGAATGGGCCCGCACCAAAAAAGCCGCACGCGCGGCCTGA
- a CDS encoding response regulator: protein MRLLLVEDNSRLGKLTCGALKAAGFAADLFSNAEEAEAAMAVVAYDVIVLDLGLPDRDGASLLEPARRHAPSAPILILTARDDSSSVIDLLNRGADDYLCKPFVMDVLIARVRALLRRPGTMRTSVLSERNVELDPAQYRVRVGGHDLDISRRELSALELLMRRSSRVISRADFEESMYGFGEEVSSNAVEVLIHRLRRKLEGAGAEIEIHNLRGLGYMLAEKRP, encoded by the coding sequence ATGCGACTGCTTTTGGTCGAAGACAACAGCCGCCTCGGCAAACTGACCTGCGGTGCGTTGAAGGCGGCAGGCTTTGCAGCCGATCTGTTTTCGAATGCCGAGGAGGCAGAGGCGGCGATGGCTGTCGTCGCCTACGATGTGATCGTGCTCGATCTCGGCCTGCCGGATCGCGATGGCGCGTCGCTGCTGGAGCCCGCCCGGCGGCACGCGCCATCCGCGCCGATCCTCATCCTGACGGCCCGCGACGATAGCTCGTCTGTGATAGACCTGCTCAACCGTGGCGCCGACGACTACCTCTGCAAGCCGTTCGTCATGGATGTCCTGATTGCACGCGTTCGCGCGCTGCTGCGCCGGCCGGGCACCATGCGCACCTCGGTACTGAGCGAGCGCAACGTGGAGCTCGATCCCGCGCAATATCGCGTCCGGGTCGGCGGGCATGATCTCGACATCAGCCGTCGCGAGCTTTCGGCGCTGGAACTTCTCATGCGACGGTCCTCGCGCGTGATATCGCGCGCCGATTTCGAGGAATCGATGTACGGCTTCGGTGAGGAAGTCAGCTCCAACGCGGTGGAGGTGCTCATCCACCGCCTGCGACGGAAGCTGGAAGGGGCAGGGGCGGAGATCGAGATCCACAATCTGCGCGGCCTCGGCTACATGCTGGCAGAAAAGCGGCCATGA
- a CDS encoding glycosyltransferase family 39 protein encodes MTTPAMVAGGTGSVARQALDISVEQRSGLAARPVLWVSLTAYAIDVLLFEILFGLGISLPVALAASFAVVSTFSYILHSRAAAGGGVWHQLGRYVAICFLGFGLRGGVFADAMALLTWSPSAAIVLGAGASAIACYFGNHFFVFRMTWPSSALARWQLAAAGVLSYMLALRLAYIGVVDLLPEEAYYWNFSRHIDIGYLDHPPMSAWMIWLGTALFGDTEFGVRIGAYLAWIVTCLFVYRLTVHLFDKTTALVGLVLTAVLPVFFYTGFLMTPDVPLAAAWAGALYSLERALVSDKRNAWWGVGVCAGLGMLSKYTIALLGPAALIFMLIDPRARRWLMRPQPYLAAATALFLFSPVIYWNATHGWASFAFQSTQRLADTPAFSSPALVASAALLLTPLGLIVAVAALVSCLRRLVTAPKTDMQVRRRTLFMLMFTLTPLSVFAAFSLGHEVKLNWTGPVWLAILPAVAATIIDANSGSSRIAAALRRCWAPTLLGTLAIYAVCLHYLVLGLPFASHLGNIRTLPVAWDDLGREVGLIERSVEQQAGQSVLVAGMDKYFVASELAFYNRRDGRVAGNSVGAGPLGNDSLMYGYWYRPAEMQGRTIMLVSLKRSDVDKPGAGRYFDRLTDIQTHGVSRNDVTIGKFYYRIGYGYRDCASPQAQCPPQ; translated from the coding sequence GTGACGACGCCTGCGATGGTGGCCGGAGGTACCGGCTCAGTTGCCAGGCAAGCGCTCGACATTTCCGTGGAGCAACGATCCGGGCTCGCAGCACGTCCTGTCCTCTGGGTGAGCTTGACGGCCTACGCTATCGACGTGCTGCTCTTCGAGATACTTTTCGGTCTCGGCATCAGCCTGCCGGTGGCATTGGCCGCGAGCTTTGCTGTGGTGTCGACCTTTTCCTACATTCTGCACTCCAGAGCGGCAGCCGGAGGAGGCGTCTGGCATCAGCTTGGCCGCTACGTGGCAATCTGCTTTCTGGGGTTCGGACTACGCGGCGGGGTATTTGCGGACGCGATGGCGTTGCTGACATGGTCGCCGTCAGCCGCAATCGTCCTCGGTGCCGGCGCTTCTGCGATTGCGTGCTATTTCGGCAATCACTTTTTCGTCTTCCGGATGACGTGGCCTTCCTCGGCGCTGGCGCGCTGGCAGTTGGCGGCAGCAGGCGTGTTGTCCTATATGCTGGCGCTGCGTCTCGCCTATATCGGCGTCGTCGATCTGCTGCCGGAAGAGGCCTATTATTGGAACTTCTCCCGGCATATCGACATCGGCTACCTGGATCACCCACCGATGTCCGCGTGGATGATCTGGCTTGGGACCGCGCTCTTCGGCGATACAGAATTCGGCGTCCGCATCGGGGCCTACCTTGCTTGGATCGTTACGTGCTTGTTCGTCTACCGCCTGACAGTCCATCTTTTCGACAAGACGACCGCGCTTGTCGGGCTTGTTCTCACCGCCGTGCTACCCGTCTTCTTTTACACCGGGTTCCTGATGACACCGGACGTGCCACTGGCTGCAGCCTGGGCAGGGGCGCTGTACTCCCTCGAACGGGCGCTGGTTTCAGACAAGCGCAATGCCTGGTGGGGCGTGGGGGTCTGTGCCGGTCTCGGCATGCTGTCGAAATACACGATTGCGCTGCTCGGCCCCGCAGCCCTGATCTTCATGCTTATCGACCCGCGAGCGCGGCGATGGCTGATGAGGCCCCAACCCTATCTTGCAGCTGCCACGGCGCTTTTCCTGTTCAGCCCCGTCATCTACTGGAATGCAACACATGGCTGGGCGTCTTTCGCCTTCCAGAGCACCCAGCGTCTCGCCGACACGCCGGCTTTTTCCTCGCCGGCGCTGGTCGCAAGCGCGGCATTGCTGCTGACGCCGCTTGGGCTCATCGTCGCAGTCGCGGCGCTGGTCTCATGTCTTCGCCGCCTCGTCACGGCGCCGAAAACCGATATGCAGGTGAGACGAAGGACGCTGTTCATGCTGATGTTCACGTTGACGCCTCTGTCGGTTTTTGCAGCGTTCAGTCTCGGGCATGAGGTGAAACTCAACTGGACGGGGCCGGTGTGGCTGGCGATCCTGCCTGCCGTCGCCGCGACCATCATCGACGCCAATTCCGGTTCTTCCAGGATTGCCGCAGCGCTGCGCCGGTGCTGGGCCCCGACACTGCTTGGAACGCTGGCCATATACGCCGTGTGTCTGCACTATCTGGTCCTCGGGCTGCCGTTCGCCAGCCATCTCGGAAATATCCGCACATTGCCAGTGGCCTGGGACGATCTCGGTCGCGAAGTCGGCCTGATTGAACGGTCGGTCGAGCAGCAGGCCGGCCAAAGCGTCCTTGTGGCGGGCATGGACAAATACTTCGTTGCCAGCGAACTCGCCTTTTACAACAGGCGCGACGGCAGAGTTGCGGGCAACTCCGTCGGCGCCGGTCCGCTCGGCAACGATAGTCTCATGTACGGATACTGGTACCGACCCGCGGAAATGCAGGGCCGCACCATCATGCTGGTCAGCCTGAAAAGGAGCGACGTCGATAAACCCGGCGCGGGACGCTACTTCGATCGCCTTACGGATATCCAGACGCATGGCGTCAGCCGGAATGACGTTACCATCGGCAAGTTCTACTACCGCATTGGATATGGCTACCGGGACTGTGCATCTCCCCAGGCACAATGCCCGCCTCAATGA
- a CDS encoding glycosyltransferase family 39 protein: MLMAAVLAAFRLFAMAHTDLNSDEAYYWLWASVPSAGYYDHPPMIAWWIWLSTHVFGDTSLGVRALPVLSVSVASLAVYATVIELYDDTRLAFSSAVWLNAMFLVGLEAIFATPDAPSVMFWSLTIWALARLRRTENPRWWIVVGILAGAGCVGKYTNFFIGPGILLWLFLDPRAARWRFSPWVLLGGLAAFAVFLPVLVWNADHGWASFAKQFGRLGDHHPALNSLATFVGGQFGLINPVIAIFAGIAVWRFCRHCQNRRSDPFIFLVALTAPLVAYLIIHSLHDWVHPNWPAPAYPALAIAAAVAGEALGNVHLRRLRLWVVPVGIGLSSLLLLYLATQMGERVPFASPADTVIGWHDLTTELEGRMQQTGAAWIATTDYGLTGEIAFYSHHADNVQSIVDRQRYTFESPDASLAEKPALLVVRTGEGRLAQYLKCFRATGPVEHVARRAGTRVIDDYSVVSVSGAAGNILSSGCQAAQ, encoded by the coding sequence ATGCTGATGGCTGCCGTGCTCGCAGCGTTTCGGCTCTTTGCCATGGCGCACACCGACCTCAACTCCGACGAGGCCTATTATTGGCTCTGGGCCAGCGTTCCCTCGGCGGGTTATTACGACCATCCGCCAATGATTGCCTGGTGGATATGGCTGTCCACCCATGTCTTCGGCGACACCTCGCTCGGCGTTCGCGCCCTGCCCGTGTTGTCGGTATCCGTGGCATCGCTGGCGGTGTATGCGACCGTCATCGAACTCTATGACGACACCCGATTGGCTTTTAGTTCTGCGGTCTGGCTGAACGCAATGTTCCTGGTGGGGCTCGAGGCGATTTTCGCGACCCCCGATGCGCCGTCCGTGATGTTCTGGTCCCTGACAATCTGGGCCCTGGCGCGCCTGCGACGCACGGAAAATCCACGCTGGTGGATCGTTGTCGGTATACTTGCCGGAGCCGGCTGCGTCGGCAAGTATACCAACTTCTTCATCGGTCCCGGGATCCTGCTGTGGCTCTTCCTCGATCCCAGGGCCGCGCGCTGGCGCTTTAGCCCATGGGTCCTGCTGGGAGGCTTGGCGGCCTTTGCGGTCTTCCTGCCCGTGCTGGTCTGGAATGCAGATCACGGCTGGGCGTCCTTTGCAAAGCAGTTCGGCCGGCTCGGCGATCATCATCCGGCGCTCAACTCGCTTGCGACATTCGTCGGCGGCCAATTCGGCCTGATCAACCCGGTCATCGCCATCTTCGCGGGCATTGCGGTCTGGCGGTTTTGCCGCCATTGCCAAAATCGCAGGTCGGACCCCTTCATCTTTCTGGTCGCACTGACCGCCCCCCTTGTTGCCTACCTGATCATTCACTCGCTGCATGACTGGGTGCATCCGAACTGGCCTGCTCCTGCCTACCCGGCGCTCGCGATTGCCGCAGCGGTGGCGGGTGAGGCTTTAGGCAACGTCCATCTGAGGCGTCTCCGGCTCTGGGTTGTGCCGGTCGGCATAGGACTGTCGTCCCTACTCCTTCTCTACCTCGCCACGCAGATGGGCGAGCGCGTTCCCTTTGCGAGCCCGGCCGACACGGTCATCGGCTGGCACGACCTGACGACGGAGCTGGAAGGCCGCATGCAGCAAACCGGTGCCGCATGGATTGCCACGACCGACTATGGGCTCACAGGCGAAATCGCCTTCTATTCGCATCATGCAGACAATGTTCAATCGATCGTCGATCGGCAGCGCTATACATTCGAAAGCCCCGATGCCTCGCTTGCGGAAAAGCCTGCCTTGCTGGTGGTGCGCACCGGCGAAGGTCGGCTGGCGCAGTATCTGAAATGCTTCCGAGCCACCGGCCCCGTCGAGCATGTTGCCCGCCGCGCCGGGACGAGGGTTATCGACGACTATTCGGTCGTCTCCGTCTCCGGGGCTGCTGGCAATATCCTGTCCAGCGGTTGCCAGGCAGCGCAATGA
- a CDS encoding sensor histidine kinase, producing the protein MSYRKLSLFSRLVLSMSLVATLAVFASIGFLYIRFASANNRFREETLLTFARGMAKELPLQQGGFKFVVNRLGELHGQYAVLAAANELLSASDGVSGPLVPADDVDQRYFSLPAHDGIPRLFGLSMRLADKGLARYVQVAFPSSHLVFDSVLEEFVGDIAWIWLPFVVAILVTNIVVAKLALRPLTRAAREAEGISPASISVRLTEGDMPPDVLAIVKAVNNALGRLQGGYLALERFSGNIAHELRTPMTIIKAQLSASDGAFSRDLERDFDALERIVTQLVDRVRLGGLHFEADDCVDLCEIVRRVGAFLAPIIIQKGRSIEIITPDHPVLISGANDFIFRALRNLIENAVEHSPVAGTVTITVSNEREITVTDEGTGFPPIKLDPLARRTQQSVSDRSDGLGLGLSIVDETMMAHGGLLILSNPTGGGASARMVFPPQSLRAL; encoded by the coding sequence ATGAGCTACCGAAAACTATCGCTGTTTTCGCGGCTGGTGCTCTCGATGTCGCTCGTGGCGACGCTTGCGGTCTTCGCCAGCATCGGTTTTCTCTACATCCGCTTCGCTTCGGCCAACAATCGCTTTCGCGAGGAGACGCTGCTGACCTTTGCCCGGGGAATGGCCAAGGAACTGCCATTGCAGCAGGGCGGCTTCAAGTTCGTGGTGAACCGGCTTGGCGAACTGCACGGCCAATACGCCGTGCTGGCTGCGGCGAACGAGCTGCTGAGTGCATCCGACGGTGTTTCCGGACCACTCGTGCCTGCCGACGATGTCGACCAGCGCTATTTCTCGCTGCCTGCCCATGACGGCATCCCAAGACTTTTTGGCCTGTCGATGCGCCTCGCCGACAAAGGCTTGGCTCGCTATGTCCAGGTGGCCTTTCCCAGCAGCCACCTCGTGTTCGACAGCGTCTTAGAAGAATTCGTCGGGGACATTGCCTGGATCTGGCTGCCCTTCGTCGTGGCGATCCTCGTGACCAACATCGTGGTTGCCAAACTTGCGCTCCGGCCACTCACCCGCGCGGCACGCGAGGCGGAAGGGATCAGCCCGGCCAGCATCAGCGTCCGCCTGACGGAAGGCGACATGCCGCCCGATGTGCTCGCCATCGTCAAGGCTGTGAACAACGCGCTCGGCAGGCTGCAGGGCGGCTATCTGGCCCTCGAGCGCTTCTCCGGCAACATCGCCCACGAGCTGCGCACGCCGATGACCATCATCAAGGCGCAGCTTTCGGCCTCCGACGGAGCATTTTCCCGCGATCTCGAACGGGACTTCGATGCGCTGGAGCGGATCGTCACGCAATTGGTGGACCGGGTACGGCTCGGCGGCCTTCATTTCGAAGCGGACGACTGCGTCGACCTCTGCGAGATCGTCCGTCGCGTCGGCGCCTTCCTTGCCCCGATCATCATCCAGAAGGGCAGGTCGATCGAGATCATCACGCCGGACCACCCTGTTCTCATCAGCGGCGCCAACGACTTCATCTTCCGGGCGCTGCGAAACCTGATCGAGAATGCGGTCGAACACAGTCCTGTCGCCGGCACGGTGACGATCACCGTCAGCAACGAGCGCGAAATCACAGTCACGGACGAGGGGACAGGGTTTCCGCCCATCAAACTCGATCCGCTGGCAAGAAGAACCCAGCAGTCCGTCAGCGATCGTTCCGATGGACTGGGGCTCGGGCTCTCCATCGTCGACGAAACAATGATGGCGCACGGGGGATTGCTGATCCTGTCCAACCCAACCGGCGGTGGAGCGTCCGCCCGGATGGTCTTTCCACCGCAGTCTCTTCGAGCTCTGTAA